The following DNA comes from Thermodesulfobacteriota bacterium.
TGGTGTTCGTCTTGTTCTCATTGTACCGGTTCATGCGGTCCCGGCGGGTCGACCGGGCCGAACTCCTGTTTCTGTCCCTGGTGCTGCTGGCCCATTGCCGTTACGAATCAGCGATTTTTATCGCGGGACTGCTGGTGCTGGCGCCATATTTTATTGACCGGCAAACGATCGGTCAATACCGCCTGCCGACCCTGCTCTGTCCGGTGCTGCTGCTGCCGCTGATCTGGCAGCGGCGCCTGTGCTTTTTCAGCCCGGGAGTTCAATCCGGTGACGCACGGCTGATGCCGGACTCGCTCTTCGGTCTCGGCAACCTGGCGGATCATTTTGGTTCCAATTTTTTTGTCCTTTTCGGGCTGGATGCCGGTTACGGTTTTGTGCCGGCGGTGTTTATCCTGGCAGCGGCCGGCATTTACAGCATCGTTAAAAGGATGATTCAGACGGATGACCGCCTGGCCGGCGGCCCGGCCCGGTCCGTCATTGTCTACGCCCTGGTTTGCGGGATTTCCCTGTTCCTCCTGTATGCCGCCTTCTACTGGGGGGATTTCACCACGGCCGTGGACAACCGCCTGGCCATGGTCTTTCTGCCGTTTCTGGTAATACCCGCGGTGTATGCCGTCTACCGTCTGTCGCGTCAGACGGATTCGTCCTGGCGGGGGGCCATTATTCTCCTGGTAATCGTCCAGGTCGTTTATTACTGGCCCGTGGCCGAAAAACAGACCCTGGTTCAGGGCAAGGCCTTAACCTATGAGTATAAGCGGGTCCTGGATTACCTTGAGCGCAGTTATCAGCTGGACAGGGAAAAGCTGCTGATCATATCCGACCGCACCAACCTCTATACCATCCACCGTCTGGGGTCGGTCGATTTCAACTTTGCCAATGGACAGGTTCCGCTGCTGCGTTTTCTAAAACAGATTTATTTTGACCATATTCTGGTGCTGCAGCGTCCTGACGTCCATACCCGGGAGGTGCGTTCGGACCAGTCTCTGCTGATAGATTATCGCCTGCGGCCATTGGCGGAAATTCCGGTGGGACCCGACTATTTCGTGCGTGTCTCAGAAGCGGATATGCCCGCGCCATGACGGTTTTGACATTTGCCCCGGTTCTTTCTACTATTTCCGCATCGGTAGTGAACCGTCACCATTGGTCTTGAGAAGCAGATGCCCGCATTACTGGACAACATGAGAGAAGTGCTGAACCGGCGTGAAGGCCGGATCCTGTCGCCGGCGGCCGCCCGCAGCGCTGACGGTGTCCGCCGCCGGGAAGATCGGCTGCTGGAAAACGACTATCGCCAGCCCTTTGCCGTGGACGTGGACCGGATTCTCCATTCTCTGGCGTATACCCGCTATATTGACAAAACCCAGGTGTTTTATCTGGTTGAAAACGACCATATTACTCATCGGGTACTGCACGTGCAGCTGGTTTCCCGGGTGGCCCGGACCATCGGCCGCCTGCTGGAGCTGAACGAGGACCTGATCGAGGCCATCGCCCTGGGACACGATATCGGTCACGCTCCTTTCGGTCACGAGGGCGAGATGTATCTCTCCCGGCTCTGCCGGGAGGCGGGCATCGACTGTTTTCTGCACAATGTCCAGAGCGTTCAGTTTTTAGACCGGGTGGAACGCAAGGGCAAGGGCTGCAATCTGTGCCTGCAGACCCTGGACGGCATTCTGTGCCACGACGGTGAGGTCCATAACCGGACCCTGAAACCGGTCAGAGTCAAGACTTTTGAAGTATTTGAAGATGAGATCTTACGCAAAAAGAAGGAGCCGGACCTTCCCCTGGTGCCAATGACAATGGAGGGTTGCGTGGTCCGTTTCGCGGACACGATCAGCTATATCGGCCGGGATATCGAAGACGCCATCCGGTTGAAGCTGATCAGCCGGGAGGATCTTCCCCGGCCCTGCACCCGGCTGCTGGGGGATACCAACGGCAAGATTGTTTTCGCCCTGGTGACGGATATCATCCGGACCAGCATGAACCGCGACAGTATCGCTTTCAGCGAGGAGATATCCCAGACCCTGCAGACGCTGAAGGCCTTTAATTACGAGCGGATTTATCGGAATCCGAAAATAAAGGCCGCCTCCGACACGATCCGGCGGCTGTTTGAAATGCTTTTCGAGCGGTATTGCCGTGATATTGAAACCGGCAACAGCGCTTCCGTCATTTTTACCAGCTTTCTGCATGACATGTCCGAAGCGTATGTGGCGTCCCATCGGACGGCGGAAATCGTCAGGGACTTCCTGGCCGGAATGACGGATCAGTATTTTATCCGTCAGTGCCCGCCGGACATACGCCCGGCCCTTGTCTGGCAGGAGCAGCCATAGACGGCCGGGATAATGGCCGGAGATATTTCTCTGCCGGCGGGGGAAGGGGGGGGCGGTAAAAAAAGGTTGATGGTTTTTAAAAAAGTGAATATTGTCGGTTCAACAGTTGCATAAAAACCGGACAGGTATCGGACGCAACAGGATGCTTGCCGCCTGCCGCCGGGACAACGAATTTGTGTGGGAGAGATGGGGCTATGAAAAAGGTAAAAATTATCGTCTTGCTGATCGTCGTGGGGCTGATCGGTTTGATCGGTTTCCAGAATCGGGAAGTTGTTCTGGATGCCCAACAATTCGGCATTAATCTGTTATTCTATTCCTACCAGTCCCCTGAAATCCCTAATTTCGCCCTGCTCATCGCTTTTTTCCTGGCTGGTCTGCTGCTGGCCTATTTTTCCAGCCTGAAGGGACGGTTCCAGTCCGGACGGACCATAAAGGAACTGACCGGGCAGCTGGATGACTGCCGTGAAAAGATCGCCGTCCTGGAGAAAGATCGGGGGGGCCTCAAAGCCGTTCCCAACACCCCCGAGGTTGTGGAGACCGGCCCCGACGCCGGCGCCTGATGGGCGGCTGGGGGCAGGGAGTATTGGCCGTAATGTTTAATCCCCGGGCGTGCAGGCGATGGGCTCCGTGAACGCGACTCCCATGATGCAGCAGTACCTGTCCATCAAGGACCAGTATCCGGATGCCATTCTGTTTTACCGCATGGGCGATTTCTACGAGATGTTTTTCGAGGATGCGCAAACGGCCTCGGCCGTGCTGGAAATCACCCTGACCTCCCGCAACAAGAACGATCCCCACCCCATTCCCATGTGCGGCGTCCCCGTCAAGGCCGCGGACGGCTATATCGGCCGGCTCATCGGCAACGGATATAAAGTGGCGGTCTGCGAGCAGGTGCAGGATCCCTCAACCGCCAGGGGCCTGGTGGACCGCGAGGTTGTCCGCATTGTCACGCCCGGCATGATCGTCGACAATGATCTGCTGGAGCGGGATGCCAATAATTACGTTCTGGCCGTTGCCCGCCGGGACCAGGTCATCGGACTGTCCGTTGTTGATATCTCCACCGGCGCCTTTCGTCTCTGTGAATCCAATGATGCCCGCGCGATCAGGGATGAATTGCTGCGGATCGGCCCCAGGGAAATTATCCTGCCTGAATCCGCCCGGGCGGATTCGTCCTGGGACGACGTGCTGTCGCTGTTTGGCGAGAAAACCCTGACCTGCCTGGCGGACGGGGAGTTCGAGTATGCTCCCGCCCGCGACCGGCTGATCCGGCAGTTTTCGACCCGCTCCCTGGAAGGCTACGGCTGTGAGGGGATGGCGGCCGGCGTCGGCGCCGCCGGCGCCCTGCTGGGCTATGTGCTGCACACCCAGAAGCAGCAGGTCGGCCAGATTACGGGAATCGAAACCTACCATCTTCACCATTATCTCCTGATTGACGACACGACCTGCCGCAATCTGGAGCTTTTCGAAAATCTGCGAAACGGCACCAGGCGGGGCACCCTGATGGAGGTGCTGGACGGCTGCGTCACCGCCATGGGCAGCCGCCTGCTGCGGCAATGGCTGTCTTATCCTCTGCTGGATCCGGAAAAGATTGTCGGCCGGCACGATGCCGTGACGGAGGCGGCCGGCAACTTCGCCGCACGTCATCAAGCCCGGGAGCACCTCAAATCCGTTTACGACATGGAACGGCTCACCAGCAGGGCCGTTATGGGCCGGGCCAACGCCCGGGATCTGGTGGCGTTGAAACGATCGTTACAGGCGCTGCCGGATATTCTGCGGATCCTGGCGGTTTTTCACAGCCGCTTTTTTTCGCTTACGGACTGTCTGAGCGATGCTGAACAGAAACAACTGGCCGGCCTGGCCGGCCTGCTGGAAGCGGCCCTGCGGGAAGACGCGCCGCCGACCATCCAGGAAGGCGGCCTGATCCGGGAAGACTACCACCCGGAACTGCGGGAACTGATTGCCATCAGCCGGGACAGCAAGAGCTGGCTGGCGGGCATGGAAGCCCGGGAGAAGGCGCGGACCGGCATAAATTCTCTGAAGGTGCGATACAACCGGGTTTTCGGCTATTACCTGGAGGTTCCCAGAAGTCAGACCGGTGCCGTGCCCGGGGATTACGTCCGCAAGCAAACCCTGGCCAATGCCGAGCGGTATGTTACCGATGAACTGAAGGCGTTTGAGAGCCGGGCGTTGGGGGCCGAGGAGCAGCGGTTGGCCCTGGAGTTGTCCATATTCAATGATATCCGGCGACAGGTGGCGGATGTCAGCCGCCTGATTTTTTCAGCCGCGGCCTTTGCCGCCCGGGTCGACGTTCTGTGCAGTCTGGC
Coding sequences within:
- a CDS encoding glycosyltransferase family 39 protein, whose translation is MKKGMDNSLEQGLKAMAPRITFFLVTVGLTAAAGMIPPRSWVLPVFNHGGYYFILTAFVIWVMLIIRETSGRIGALCRAYYPGFILSLGIMALAFHLTPPQFKILSDETNLVGVSMAMHEDKTVSLPHQGLGIDYSDYDYTGSIDQRPLGFPFFISLCHGFLGYSPYNGFVVNFAAGVLTLVLIYVMLTMAFSSFYGILGIFLTVACPVFIFWATSGGFETLNLFFVVFVLFSLYRFMRSRRVDRAELLFLSLVLLAHCRYESAIFIAGLLVLAPYFIDRQTIGQYRLPTLLCPVLLLPLIWQRRLCFFSPGVQSGDARLMPDSLFGLGNLADHFGSNFFVLFGLDAGYGFVPAVFILAAAGIYSIVKRMIQTDDRLAGGPARSVIVYALVCGISLFLLYAAFYWGDFTTAVDNRLAMVFLPFLVIPAVYAVYRLSRQTDSSWRGAIILLVIVQVVYYWPVAEKQTLVQGKALTYEYKRVLDYLERSYQLDREKLLIISDRTNLYTIHRLGSVDFNFANGQVPLLRFLKQIYFDHILVLQRPDVHTREVRSDQSLLIDYRLRPLAEIPVGPDYFVRVSEADMPAP
- a CDS encoding HD domain-containing protein; this translates as MPALLDNMREVLNRREGRILSPAAARSADGVRRREDRLLENDYRQPFAVDVDRILHSLAYTRYIDKTQVFYLVENDHITHRVLHVQLVSRVARTIGRLLELNEDLIEAIALGHDIGHAPFGHEGEMYLSRLCREAGIDCFLHNVQSVQFLDRVERKGKGCNLCLQTLDGILCHDGEVHNRTLKPVRVKTFEVFEDEILRKKKEPDLPLVPMTMEGCVVRFADTISYIGRDIEDAIRLKLISREDLPRPCTRLLGDTNGKIVFALVTDIIRTSMNRDSIAFSEEISQTLQTLKAFNYERIYRNPKIKAASDTIRRLFEMLFERYCRDIETGNSASVIFTSFLHDMSEAYVASHRTAEIVRDFLAGMTDQYFIRQCPPDIRPALVWQEQP
- a CDS encoding LapA family protein, which translates into the protein MKKVKIIVLLIVVGLIGLIGFQNREVVLDAQQFGINLLFYSYQSPEIPNFALLIAFFLAGLLLAYFSSLKGRFQSGRTIKELTGQLDDCREKIAVLEKDRGGLKAVPNTPEVVETGPDAGA
- the mutS gene encoding DNA mismatch repair protein MutS, which encodes MGSVNATPMMQQYLSIKDQYPDAILFYRMGDFYEMFFEDAQTASAVLEITLTSRNKNDPHPIPMCGVPVKAADGYIGRLIGNGYKVAVCEQVQDPSTARGLVDREVVRIVTPGMIVDNDLLERDANNYVLAVARRDQVIGLSVVDISTGAFRLCESNDARAIRDELLRIGPREIILPESARADSSWDDVLSLFGEKTLTCLADGEFEYAPARDRLIRQFSTRSLEGYGCEGMAAGVGAAGALLGYVLHTQKQQVGQITGIETYHLHHYLLIDDTTCRNLELFENLRNGTRRGTLMEVLDGCVTAMGSRLLRQWLSYPLLDPEKIVGRHDAVTEAAGNFAARHQAREHLKSVYDMERLTSRAVMGRANARDLVALKRSLQALPDILRILAVFHSRFFSLTDCLSDAEQKQLAGLAGLLEAALREDAPPTIQEGGLIREDYHPELRELIAISRDSKSWLAGMEAREKARTGINSLKVRYNRVFGYYLEVPRSQTGAVPGDYVRKQTLANAERYVTDELKAFESRALGAEEQRLALELSIFNDIRRQVADVSRLIFSAAAFAARVDVLCSLAETAVNNHYVRPEITGGGEIHMTDGRHPVVEKMLTAERYVPNTVRLDDTENQLLIITGPNMAGKSTILRQVALCAIMAQMGSFVPARQYRTGIVDRIFSRVGALDNLASGQSTFMVEMEETANIINNATPRSLIIIDEIGRGTSTYDGLSIAWAVAEHLHDLGGKGVKTLFATHYHELTDLAAVKTRAKNFNIAVKEWNDDIIFLRRLVEGSTNRSYGIQVARLAGIPAAVIARAKQILYDIEQGKFGFEASAVPQKAKAGKGPVQLSFFDAPENILARTLDRLDISGMTPLEALNCLNDLKQKAEKLLPS